A window of the Sphaerobacter thermophilus DSM 20745 genome harbors these coding sequences:
- the lysA gene encoding diaminopimelate decarboxylase: MVWPVTTERDGSGQLIIGGVPVSQLADEYGTPLYIYDEATLRQRADAYRQAFERHYPRARVVYAGKAYLATWLLPLLDEAGLWLDVVSGGELYLAVRGGFPAERIVFHGNNKTPEELALALELGVGEVVIDNHYEIELLAQLTAERQVALDVLLRVNPGVDAHTHEYRKTGIVDSKFGLLIQSGDAARAVERIRAVPGLRLRGYHAHIGSQIAETEPFATTINVLFAFAAEMRDRFGVVPDQISPGGGWAIPYESDDPDAAIEPYAAAVAGSALQAAERWGFDPPVLTVEPGRSIVGPAGVAVYRVGAIKDIPGVRRYVCVDGGMADNIRPPLYGARYTAALANRDGAGSDHAVVTIAGKYCESGDVLIRDVELPTVEPGDLLALPAAGAYCLAMASNYNLALRPAVVAVADGRARLVQRRERYEDLLAREVVVVPNQTGE, translated from the coding sequence ATGGTCTGGCCGGTCACGACCGAGCGCGATGGCTCGGGTCAGTTGATCATCGGCGGGGTACCGGTATCCCAGCTAGCCGATGAATATGGAACCCCGCTCTACATCTACGATGAGGCGACCCTGCGCCAGCGTGCGGATGCCTATCGCCAGGCCTTCGAGCGCCACTACCCGCGGGCGCGCGTCGTGTACGCCGGAAAGGCGTATCTGGCGACGTGGCTGCTGCCGCTCCTCGACGAGGCGGGGCTGTGGCTGGACGTGGTGTCGGGTGGGGAACTCTACCTGGCCGTGCGCGGCGGGTTCCCGGCCGAGCGTATCGTCTTCCACGGCAACAACAAGACGCCGGAGGAACTGGCACTGGCGCTCGAGCTGGGCGTCGGCGAGGTGGTCATCGACAACCACTACGAAATCGAGTTGCTGGCCCAGTTGACCGCCGAGCGCCAGGTCGCGCTCGACGTCCTGCTCCGGGTGAACCCGGGAGTGGATGCCCACACCCACGAGTACCGGAAGACCGGCATCGTCGATTCGAAGTTCGGGCTGTTGATCCAGTCGGGTGACGCGGCGCGAGCGGTTGAACGGATCCGCGCGGTGCCGGGCCTGCGCCTGCGTGGCTACCACGCGCACATCGGCTCGCAAATCGCGGAGACGGAGCCGTTCGCGACGACGATCAACGTGCTCTTCGCCTTTGCTGCCGAGATGCGGGACCGTTTCGGCGTGGTGCCGGATCAGATCAGCCCTGGCGGTGGGTGGGCGATCCCGTACGAGAGCGACGATCCCGACGCCGCGATCGAGCCCTACGCCGCCGCCGTGGCGGGGAGCGCGCTGCAGGCAGCCGAACGTTGGGGGTTCGACCCGCCGGTGCTCACGGTCGAACCGGGGCGCTCGATCGTCGGCCCTGCCGGGGTGGCGGTCTACCGCGTCGGGGCGATCAAGGATATTCCGGGCGTGCGCCGCTACGTTTGCGTCGACGGCGGGATGGCAGACAACATCCGACCCCCGCTCTACGGGGCGCGCTACACCGCGGCTCTGGCCAACCGGGATGGCGCCGGAAGCGACCACGCCGTGGTGACCATCGCCGGGAAGTACTGCGAGTCGGGCGACGTGCTCATCCGGGATGTGGAGCTGCCGACCGTGGAGCCGGGCGATCTGCTCGCGCTCCCAGCGGCGGGCGCCTACTGCCTGGCGATGGCGAGCAACTACAACCTGGCGCTCCGGCCGGCCGTGGTGGCCGTCGCGGATGGCCGGGCGCGGCTCGTGCAGCGGCGCGAGCGCTACGAGGACCTGCTGGCGCGGGAGGTGGTGGTGGTCCCGAATCAGACCGGTGAATGA
- the coaE gene encoding dephospho-CoA kinase (Dephospho-CoA kinase (CoaE) performs the final step in coenzyme A biosynthesis.), whose translation MSRRPYVIGVTGNIACGKSLVLDTLAKLGAETIDADRVAHEVMAPGTPTAERVIAAFGEEIRGPDGGINRRALGAIVFRDPDKLALLDSLAHPPTVAAIRERVAASTAAVVAIDAIKLFEAGVAEDCDEVWVVTCTPEQQVERLMRRNGFDREEALRRIQAQPPQEEKVRRADRVIDNSGTVEDTVAQVKAAWDALPAEVRQRITS comes from the coding sequence ATGAGCCGGCGACCATACGTCATCGGGGTGACCGGGAACATCGCCTGTGGCAAGTCCCTCGTGCTCGACACCCTGGCCAAGCTGGGAGCCGAGACGATCGACGCGGACCGCGTCGCCCATGAGGTCATGGCGCCGGGCACCCCGACGGCGGAGCGGGTCATCGCCGCGTTCGGTGAGGAGATCCGCGGGCCGGACGGTGGCATCAACCGGCGCGCGCTCGGCGCGATCGTCTTCCGCGACCCGGACAAGCTCGCGCTGCTGGATTCACTGGCGCACCCGCCCACAGTGGCCGCCATCCGCGAGCGCGTGGCCGCCTCCACGGCCGCCGTGGTCGCCATCGATGCGATCAAGCTCTTCGAGGCTGGCGTCGCCGAGGACTGCGACGAGGTCTGGGTCGTGACCTGCACGCCGGAGCAGCAGGTCGAGCGCCTGATGCGGCGAAACGGCTTCGACCGCGAGGAAGCCTTGCGCCGCATCCAGGCCCAGCCACCGCAGGAGGAGAAGGTCCGCCGGGCCGACCGCGTCATCGACAACAGCGGGACCGTCGAGGACACCGTGGCCCAGGTCAAGGCCGCCTGGGACGCTCTCCCCGCCGAGGTGCGGCAGCGGATCACCTCTTGA
- the rpoD gene encoding RNA polymerase sigma factor RpoD, producing MSGEGADGISGDDRADELAIRRIIERAREQGYLSAEELADVASAPGGAAAVDAITSQLAEMNVPVLDPAEDAPDLPDVAAVEADNDLFSTELSDVDLSGVSLDDPVRIYLREIGRVQLLTGEQEVALAQAMERGDYIFRLQQELQGGNGDRPSAAGIGWTVYRTLREGWPLTIAFYRAAFPDQPATTKTRVLAAVLPLTEEMEPAIQAVGEEFGVSREELEESLRRRRIEYDLLPSPIQELIRPVDAFPTDEEVWELLRRDEAALQARWEEFVVRGDIARKKLTEANLRLVVSVAKKYGGRGMSMLDLVQEGNLGLIRAVEKFQHHKGFKFSTYATWWIRQAITRAIADQARTIRIPVHMVEQINRLIRTSRRLQQELGREPTSEEIAAEMGLPPDKVREILKISQEPVSLEMPIGEEEDSNLGDFIEDSKALAPSDAASLKLLKEQVDDVLGSLGDRERRVLELRFGLDDGRTRTLEEVGREFGVTRERIRQIEAKALRKLRHPSRSKKLRDYLE from the coding sequence ATGAGCGGCGAGGGTGCCGACGGTATCTCCGGCGATGACCGTGCCGATGAGCTGGCCATCCGGAGGATCATCGAGCGTGCCCGCGAGCAGGGCTACCTCTCGGCCGAGGAACTGGCGGATGTAGCCTCCGCGCCGGGTGGGGCAGCCGCGGTCGATGCCATCACGTCCCAGCTCGCGGAGATGAACGTACCCGTGCTCGACCCGGCCGAGGACGCGCCGGACTTGCCCGACGTCGCGGCTGTCGAAGCCGATAACGACCTCTTCTCCACCGAGCTCTCCGATGTCGATCTCAGCGGAGTCAGCCTCGACGACCCGGTCCGGATTTACCTGCGCGAGATCGGGCGGGTGCAGCTCCTCACCGGCGAGCAGGAGGTGGCGCTGGCGCAGGCGATGGAGCGCGGCGACTACATCTTCCGCCTGCAGCAGGAGCTCCAGGGAGGCAACGGCGACCGGCCGAGCGCGGCGGGGATCGGCTGGACGGTCTACCGCACGCTGCGCGAGGGCTGGCCGCTGACCATCGCCTTCTATCGCGCCGCGTTCCCGGATCAACCGGCCACCACCAAGACACGGGTTCTGGCGGCTGTCCTGCCGCTGACCGAGGAGATGGAGCCCGCGATCCAGGCGGTCGGCGAGGAGTTTGGTGTCAGCCGCGAGGAGCTGGAGGAGAGCCTGCGGCGGCGACGAATTGAGTACGACCTGCTCCCGTCGCCGATCCAGGAGTTGATCCGGCCGGTCGACGCGTTCCCGACCGACGAGGAAGTGTGGGAGCTCCTCCGCCGCGACGAAGCGGCGCTCCAGGCGCGGTGGGAAGAGTTCGTGGTCCGTGGGGACATCGCGCGCAAGAAGCTGACTGAGGCCAACCTGCGATTGGTGGTGAGTGTCGCCAAGAAGTACGGCGGGCGCGGCATGTCGATGCTGGATCTGGTGCAGGAGGGTAACCTCGGTCTGATCCGCGCCGTCGAGAAGTTCCAGCACCACAAGGGGTTCAAGTTCTCGACCTACGCCACCTGGTGGATTCGCCAGGCTATCACCCGGGCGATCGCCGACCAGGCCCGCACGATTCGGATCCCGGTCCACATGGTAGAGCAGATCAACCGGTTGATCCGGACCTCGCGCCGGTTGCAGCAGGAGTTGGGGCGCGAGCCGACCTCCGAGGAGATCGCGGCCGAGATGGGCCTGCCGCCGGACAAGGTCCGCGAGATCCTGAAGATCTCCCAGGAACCGGTGTCACTGGAGATGCCCATCGGCGAAGAAGAAGACAGCAACCTGGGCGACTTCATCGAGGACTCCAAGGCGCTGGCGCCGTCGGACGCGGCCTCGCTCAAGCTGCTCAAGGAGCAGGTGGACGACGTGCTTGGCTCCCTGGGCGACCGGGAGCGGCGGGTGCTTGAGCTGCGGTTCGGGCTGGACGACGGCCGCACCCGGACGCTGGAAGAGGTCGGGCGCGAGTTCGGCGTCACGCGGGAGCGCATCCGGCAGATCGAGGCGAAGGCGCTTCGGAAGCTACGCCATCCCAGCCGCAGCAAGAAGCTGCGCGACTACCTGGAGTAG
- a CDS encoding acyltransferase family protein, with protein MQPPDLRRLRASSPAFWERYSAAADSSAARSSPPSSGTRGPRLPYLAGLDGVRAIAVLAVLLYHLDVAWLPGGFLGVEVFFVLSGYLITALLLAEWRQRERIDLVAFWLRRARRLLPAVVFLLIGTLALAVVVAPEEVARTRSAALAAAAYVTNWYLVYQQESYFEAIGRPQLLQHLWSLAVEEQFYLLWPLVFFGAMLVALKLGRRWVALAITLGGAVGSTALMWLLYDPSVDPSRVYYGTDTRAAELLFGAALAFVWEPDTLRSGLEQAARPIRWLDAYRRAPLLLDGAGVAAIVALCIAFWQFGEYDPYLYRGGFLGVALATALLVAVVAHPRARMVPGVLGRQPLKWMGLRSYSIYLWHWPIFMLTRPHLDIALDGLPVVGLRLGLTFLLAEISYRYVETPFRNGAAGRVWRSLRDADGAWRQTLPARWAVFGSTVGVAMLVLGVMVVRAQPPGPPSFLPVSEIHATPAPSPTPTPSPTTAMGPTLDDILPGPPAPTVLPTVTPTPEPTPTPTPIPEPRVTAVGDSVMIGAAQALQEQIPNLSIDAAVGMAPTAAIQALQAHQAAGSLGDVVVVHMGNNGLFTPEEFEQIMQVIGPERRAIFVNLKVPRPWEGVNNATIADGVARHPNAVLVDWHAASVDHPEYFWGDGIHLRPEGARRFAELIREQIIPPPAPSTGS; from the coding sequence GTGCAGCCGCCCGATTTGCGGCGCCTGCGAGCGTCAAGTCCAGCCTTCTGGGAGCGCTACAGCGCTGCGGCGGACTCCTCGGCCGCGCGATCGTCGCCCCCTTCATCCGGGACGCGCGGGCCACGGCTCCCGTATCTGGCCGGGCTCGACGGCGTGCGGGCCATCGCCGTGCTCGCAGTGCTCCTCTACCACCTCGATGTCGCCTGGCTGCCCGGCGGCTTCCTCGGCGTCGAGGTCTTCTTCGTCCTGAGCGGCTATCTCATCACCGCGCTCCTCCTGGCGGAATGGCGGCAGCGCGAGCGGATCGATCTGGTCGCGTTCTGGCTGCGCCGGGCGCGACGGCTCCTGCCGGCCGTCGTCTTCCTCCTGATCGGCACGCTCGCCCTCGCTGTCGTCGTCGCACCGGAGGAGGTGGCGCGCACCCGGTCTGCTGCGCTGGCCGCTGCCGCGTACGTCACCAACTGGTACCTGGTGTACCAGCAGGAGTCGTATTTCGAAGCGATCGGCCGGCCTCAACTGCTGCAGCACCTCTGGTCACTGGCCGTCGAAGAGCAGTTCTACCTGCTGTGGCCGCTCGTCTTCTTCGGGGCGATGCTCGTCGCGCTGAAGCTCGGGCGGCGTTGGGTGGCGCTGGCCATCACGCTGGGCGGTGCCGTCGGCTCGACCGCCCTGATGTGGCTCCTGTACGACCCGAGCGTCGACCCCTCGCGCGTTTACTACGGCACCGACACCCGCGCCGCCGAGCTCCTGTTCGGCGCCGCCTTGGCCTTCGTCTGGGAGCCTGACACGCTTCGCTCTGGGCTTGAGCAGGCCGCCCGCCCGATCCGCTGGCTCGATGCGTATCGCCGCGCGCCACTCCTGCTCGACGGGGCCGGCGTGGCCGCCATCGTCGCCCTGTGCATCGCTTTCTGGCAGTTCGGAGAGTACGATCCCTACCTCTACCGGGGCGGATTTCTGGGCGTCGCCCTCGCCACGGCGCTGCTGGTTGCAGTGGTAGCACATCCACGTGCCCGGATGGTGCCGGGGGTGCTCGGCCGGCAGCCGCTCAAGTGGATGGGGCTGCGCTCCTACAGCATCTACCTCTGGCACTGGCCGATCTTCATGCTCACACGGCCGCACCTCGACATCGCGTTGGACGGCCTCCCGGTCGTCGGACTACGGCTCGGATTGACGTTCCTTCTGGCCGAAATCTCCTATCGCTACGTCGAGACGCCGTTCCGCAATGGTGCCGCGGGACGCGTCTGGCGCAGCCTGCGCGATGCCGACGGCGCCTGGCGCCAGACCCTGCCAGCGCGTTGGGCCGTCTTCGGCAGCACCGTGGGCGTGGCTATGCTGGTCCTGGGGGTCATGGTGGTGCGCGCACAGCCGCCCGGGCCACCGTCCTTCCTGCCCGTCAGCGAAATCCACGCCACGCCGGCCCCATCGCCGACCCCGACACCATCCCCGACAACCGCGATGGGACCGACGCTCGACGACATCCTGCCCGGCCCGCCCGCGCCGACGGTCTTGCCCACCGTCACGCCGACGCCCGAGCCGACGCCGACCCCGACGCCCATCCCGGAGCCGCGCGTGACCGCTGTCGGCGATTCGGTCATGATCGGCGCCGCGCAGGCGCTGCAGGAACAGATTCCCAACCTGAGCATCGACGCGGCCGTCGGCATGGCGCCCACCGCCGCGATCCAGGCGCTCCAGGCCCATCAGGCCGCGGGCAGCCTCGGCGACGTCGTCGTCGTGCACATGGGCAACAACGGGCTCTTCACGCCTGAGGAGTTCGAGCAGATCATGCAGGTTATCGGGCCGGAGCGCCGCGCGATCTTCGTCAACTTGAAAGTCCCGCGCCCGTGGGAGGGGGTCAACAACGCCACCATCGCCGACGGTGTCGCCCGCCACCCGAACGCCGTCCTGGTCGACTGGCACGCCGCCAGCGTCGACCACCCGGAGTACTTCTGGGGAGACGGCATCCACCTGCGCCCCGAAGGCGCCCGCCGCTTCGCCGAGCTGATCCGCGAGCAGATCATCCCGCCGCCCGCGCCGTCTACCGGGAGCTAG
- a CDS encoding site-2 protease family protein produces MEASIRLGRVRGIVIGIHYTWLIVFGLLTYSLAVGFFPSLYEAWSTTRYWLAGALATILLFASVLAHELGHALVAQSRGIPVRSITLFIFGGVAQLSQESETAGDEFRIAIAGPAVSLVIGLGSLALWWLVRGVNTFAAAILFYLGVANVILVAFNLIPGFPLDGGRVFRAIVWGITNSLERATKIAATVGVIIGYLFIVAGIFYVFASPIQGIWLIAIGWFLQSAAEQSYRQMRLERAFSGVRVGTIMDPNPVVVRPEVTLDDLVDRYVLARNVRGLPVVDNGYLVGIITLTDLREIPREDWGHITVRERMTPRQELITLGPDSELTDALKALSAKDIHQIPVIEGNTLVGLLTRSAVIRYMQLRDELPESAVQPREPVPGAGREHEHGPAM; encoded by the coding sequence ATGGAAGCCTCAATTCGACTCGGCCGCGTGCGCGGCATCGTTATCGGGATCCACTACACGTGGCTGATCGTCTTCGGCCTGTTGACCTACTCGCTGGCCGTCGGGTTCTTCCCTTCCCTGTACGAGGCATGGTCCACCACCCGTTATTGGCTTGCCGGGGCGCTCGCGACGATTCTCCTGTTCGCCTCGGTCTTGGCTCACGAGTTGGGACACGCGCTCGTCGCACAGTCTCGAGGCATCCCGGTCCGGTCGATCACCCTCTTTATCTTCGGCGGCGTAGCCCAGCTCAGCCAGGAATCGGAGACGGCCGGAGATGAGTTCCGGATCGCCATCGCCGGGCCCGCGGTGAGTCTTGTGATCGGGCTCGGGTCACTGGCCCTGTGGTGGCTCGTTCGCGGGGTGAACACGTTCGCGGCCGCCATCCTGTTCTACCTGGGAGTGGCGAACGTCATCCTGGTGGCCTTCAACCTGATTCCAGGCTTCCCGCTCGACGGCGGACGCGTCTTCCGGGCCATCGTCTGGGGTATCACCAACAGCCTGGAACGCGCCACGAAGATCGCGGCGACCGTGGGCGTCATCATCGGCTATCTCTTCATCGTCGCGGGCATCTTCTATGTGTTTGCCTCCCCGATCCAGGGCATCTGGCTGATCGCCATCGGCTGGTTCCTCCAGAGTGCGGCCGAGCAATCGTACCGGCAGATGCGACTCGAGCGAGCCTTCTCCGGCGTGCGCGTCGGAACGATCATGGACCCGAACCCCGTCGTGGTCCGGCCTGAGGTCACGCTGGACGACCTGGTCGATCGCTACGTGCTGGCTCGCAACGTCCGTGGACTTCCCGTCGTCGACAACGGGTATCTGGTCGGGATCATCACCCTGACCGACCTGCGGGAGATCCCGCGCGAGGACTGGGGTCACATTACGGTGCGCGAGCGGATGACCCCACGCCAGGAGTTGATCACGCTCGGCCCCGACAGCGAGCTGACCGACGCCCTCAAGGCGCTCTCGGCCAAAGACATCCACCAGATCCCGGTCATCGAGGGCAATACGCTGGTCGGCCTGCTGACCCGGAGCGCGGTTATCCGCTACATGCAACTGCGGGATGAACTGCCCGAGTCGGCGGTCCAGCCGCGAGAGCCGGTGCCCGGCGCCGGACGCGAACACGAGCACGGCCCGGCCATGTGA
- a CDS encoding MFS transporter — protein sequence MQTLRQLMRNRALLTFMLGHFTVDMYGGLLPVLYPLMALEFSLTKEAVGLVALAFTATSSIVQPIFGYLADRFGSRVLAPASVAWAALMVAVAGLAPTLGFLMLAASLAGLGSGAYHPLGAASASAVTGDLQKNTAMSIYTVGGSVGYALGPLLGALAFGAIGPAGSVFMLPIGLVSALLIARSLRGLPARVAGRGGSVADASHGRERIAWRGLLPVVGVTMLRSWVTLSLITFIPLWYADLGYSASFYGPLTTLVIGAGALGTLLGGLLADRFGQRRVLMLSLVGALPALLLFVGVPGPIALLTGALYGMLADSSLSITLVMAQRALPGRTGMASGFILGLGFVTGGIGVPLVGRLADQVGMPMALSSLSVLLVLAVALALLIPRDASQRAAVPQAAGARGDD from the coding sequence GTGCAGACGCTGAGACAACTGATGCGTAATCGGGCGCTCCTCACCTTCATGCTGGGCCACTTCACGGTGGACATGTATGGAGGTTTGCTGCCGGTCCTTTACCCCCTGATGGCGCTCGAGTTCAGCCTGACCAAGGAAGCCGTCGGCCTCGTAGCGCTGGCCTTCACCGCGACCTCGTCGATCGTCCAACCGATCTTCGGCTACCTGGCCGACCGCTTCGGCAGCCGGGTGCTGGCCCCGGCGAGCGTCGCCTGGGCGGCACTGATGGTGGCCGTAGCCGGCCTGGCACCAACCCTTGGCTTCCTGATGCTGGCCGCGTCGCTTGCGGGACTGGGCTCGGGTGCCTACCACCCCCTTGGCGCCGCCAGTGCATCGGCTGTGACCGGGGACCTCCAGAAGAACACCGCGATGTCGATCTACACCGTGGGCGGCTCGGTGGGCTACGCCCTCGGACCGCTCCTCGGCGCGCTGGCCTTCGGCGCGATTGGGCCTGCCGGGTCGGTGTTCATGCTGCCGATCGGACTGGTTTCGGCGCTGCTGATCGCGCGCTCGCTGCGGGGGTTGCCCGCGCGAGTGGCCGGGCGTGGGGGTTCGGTCGCAGACGCGTCCCACGGGCGCGAGCGCATTGCCTGGCGCGGGCTGTTGCCGGTGGTGGGGGTGACGATGCTGCGCTCGTGGGTCACCCTGTCCCTGATCACGTTCATCCCGCTGTGGTATGCCGACCTGGGCTACAGTGCGAGCTTCTACGGGCCGCTGACGACGCTGGTGATCGGGGCTGGGGCGCTCGGGACGCTGCTGGGCGGACTGCTGGCGGACCGCTTCGGCCAGCGGCGCGTGTTGATGCTCTCGCTGGTGGGGGCGCTCCCCGCGCTGCTTCTCTTCGTCGGCGTGCCCGGGCCGATCGCGCTGCTAACCGGCGCGCTGTACGGCATGCTGGCCGACTCGTCGTTGTCGATTACGCTGGTGATGGCCCAACGGGCGCTGCCGGGGCGGACCGGAATGGCCTCCGGGTTCATTCTGGGACTCGGGTTCGTGACCGGAGGGATCGGCGTCCCGCTCGTCGGCCGGTTGGCCGATCAGGTTGGGATGCCCATGGCGCTGTCGTCCCTGTCGGTGCTGCTGGTCCTGGCGGTGGCGTTGGCGCTGCTCATTCCGCGTGACGCATCGCAGCGTGCCGCCGTCCCGCAGGCGGCGGGAGCCCGCGGCGACGACTAG
- a CDS encoding enoyl-CoA hydratase/isomerase family protein, with protein sequence MSLDDAPVLLAFDGDTATLTLNRPRYRNAADLALLEALIEAAERLERERPRVVLLRGAGPAFCAGIDLRAMQAADTPAATRHLIATMHRALSDLRALTVPVVAVIQGACVGLGVELAISADLRIAAPTARFSYREPAVAVPSPAWHLIQVVGLARAQDLLLTARWVDAEEALALGLVSRVAEDAEASAGEVAEQIAALAPLAVVETKRNIALSLNQGTVAAAQHHVDAVVAARQTEDGHEALAAFAEKREPRFVGR encoded by the coding sequence ATGAGCCTCGACGACGCTCCGGTCCTGCTCGCGTTCGACGGCGACACTGCCACGCTCACGCTCAACCGCCCGCGCTACCGCAACGCCGCCGACCTGGCCTTGCTTGAGGCGCTCATCGAGGCGGCGGAACGTCTCGAGCGGGAACGCCCGCGTGTGGTATTGCTGCGCGGCGCCGGACCCGCCTTCTGCGCCGGGATCGACTTGCGAGCGATGCAAGCGGCCGACACACCTGCCGCGACCCGGCACCTGATCGCGACGATGCACCGGGCGCTGAGCGACCTGCGGGCGTTGACGGTGCCCGTCGTCGCCGTGATTCAGGGGGCGTGCGTCGGGCTCGGCGTGGAGCTGGCCATCTCGGCCGATCTCCGGATAGCGGCACCGACGGCGCGATTCAGCTACCGCGAGCCGGCGGTCGCCGTCCCCTCACCCGCCTGGCACCTGATCCAGGTGGTGGGCCTTGCCCGCGCACAGGACCTGCTCCTGACCGCGCGCTGGGTCGACGCTGAAGAGGCGCTCGCGCTCGGCCTGGTAAGTCGGGTGGCTGAGGACGCGGAAGCTTCGGCCGGGGAGGTGGCGGAGCAGATCGCGGCGCTCGCGCCGCTGGCAGTGGTCGAGACCAAGCGCAACATCGCCCTCTCGCTGAATCAGGGCACCGTAGCCGCGGCCCAGCATCACGTCGACGCAGTTGTTGCGGCCAGGCAGACCGAAGACGGTCACGAGGCGCTCGCGGCCTTCGCCGAGAAGCGGGAGCCACGGTTTGTCGGAAGGTAG
- a CDS encoding ABC-F family ATP-binding cassette domain-containing protein gives MPVTILSVHDLTKNYGSEQIFSGVTFQVEERQRVALVGVNGAGKSTLLRVLAGKEEPDAGTITTLSGLRITYQAQEATFDPDHTVREAALDAFREARRLAEEMAAIEARMSDAQGEELDELLEQYGELSTRFEAAGGYEMEYRTEQVLTGLGFAEEDFATPVTHLSGGQKTRLALACALLSDPDLLLLDEPTNHLDLAALEWLEGFLRSWNRAVIVVSHDRYFLDRVTERTLDLSFGTLEDYPAPYSRYLVLREERRARQLKEYEAQQEFIARTEEFIRRYKAGQRAKEARGRETRLARLERIEKPREHETLNVRLTAGLRSGRIVLSTHRLQVGYPPRDGSKEPEVLLTVPDLTIERGDRVALIGPNGIGKTSLLRTIVGEIKPLAGRIEFGVNVKPAYYAQGHEGLDPRKTVLATLVEKYPMSEEGARTLLGRFLFSGDDVFKTVGSLSGGERSRLALATLTLERANFLVLDEPTNHLDISSREALEGVLSDYEGAILFVSHDRYLIDRLATRVWAVEDGTIKVYQGNYGDYLRQRERAIPQPEAVEPAQPAKSARASTPSPAPRQGDRLSDRERRRLQQELSAAERTISRLEQRLNELNDDLALATIEQDIEAITRLGNEYEAVQAELDAAYAEWENLGRRLDEATEAVRS, from the coding sequence ATGCCGGTTACAATTCTGTCAGTTCACGATCTGACCAAGAACTACGGCTCCGAGCAAATCTTCAGCGGGGTCACATTCCAGGTAGAAGAGCGCCAGCGCGTTGCACTGGTGGGCGTCAACGGCGCCGGGAAGAGCACGCTCTTGCGCGTGCTCGCCGGTAAAGAGGAACCGGACGCCGGGACCATCACCACCCTCTCCGGCCTGCGCATCACCTACCAGGCACAGGAGGCGACGTTCGACCCCGACCACACCGTGCGCGAGGCAGCCCTGGACGCTTTCCGCGAGGCGCGCCGTCTGGCCGAGGAGATGGCCGCGATCGAGGCGCGCATGAGCGACGCCCAAGGGGAGGAGCTCGACGAGCTCCTGGAGCAGTACGGGGAGTTGAGCACCCGGTTCGAGGCCGCTGGTGGCTACGAGATGGAATATCGCACCGAGCAGGTGCTGACCGGGCTCGGCTTCGCCGAAGAGGACTTCGCGACGCCGGTGACGCACCTGAGCGGCGGCCAGAAGACACGACTGGCTCTGGCCTGCGCGCTGCTGAGCGACCCGGATCTGCTCCTGCTCGACGAGCCGACGAACCACCTCGACCTGGCTGCCCTGGAGTGGCTTGAAGGCTTCCTGCGCTCCTGGAACCGTGCGGTCATTGTCGTGTCACACGACCGCTACTTCCTCGACCGGGTCACCGAGCGCACGCTCGACCTGAGCTTCGGCACGCTGGAGGACTACCCGGCGCCCTACAGCCGCTACCTCGTCCTGCGTGAAGAGCGCCGCGCTCGCCAGCTCAAGGAGTACGAGGCGCAGCAGGAGTTCATCGCCCGCACGGAGGAGTTCATCCGACGTTACAAGGCGGGGCAGCGTGCGAAAGAGGCCCGCGGGCGGGAGACCCGTCTGGCCCGGCTCGAGCGCATCGAGAAGCCGCGAGAGCACGAGACGCTCAACGTCCGGCTGACCGCCGGGCTGCGCAGCGGCCGCATCGTGCTCAGCACCCATCGACTCCAGGTCGGCTATCCCCCGCGGGACGGGAGCAAGGAGCCGGAGGTCCTGCTGACCGTTCCGGACCTGACGATCGAGCGCGGGGACCGGGTCGCACTCATCGGCCCGAACGGCATCGGCAAGACGAGTCTGCTCCGTACCATCGTCGGCGAGATCAAACCGCTCGCCGGGCGGATCGAGTTCGGCGTGAACGTCAAGCCCGCCTACTACGCTCAGGGGCACGAGGGGCTAGACCCCCGCAAGACGGTCCTTGCTACGCTCGTGGAGAAATACCCGATGAGCGAGGAGGGCGCCCGTACCCTGCTCGGCCGCTTCCTCTTCAGCGGGGACGATGTGTTCAAGACCGTCGGTTCGCTGTCCGGCGGCGAGCGGAGCCGCCTGGCGCTGGCGACGCTGACACTGGAGCGGGCCAACTTCCTGGTCCTCGACGAGCCGACCAACCACCTCGACATCTCCTCGCGCGAGGCGCTGGAAGGGGTGCTGAGCGACTATGAGGGCGCGATCCTCTTCGTGTCCCACGACCGCTACCTGATCGACCGGCTGGCGACCCGCGTCTGGGCCGTCGAGGACGGGACCATCAAGGTCTACCAGGGCAACTACGGCGACTACCTGCGCCAGCGGGAGCGCGCCATCCCGCAGCCGGAAGCGGTCGAACCGGCGCAGCCCGCCAAGTCCGCGCGTGCGAGCACGCCCTCCCCGGCGCCGCGCCAGGGTGACCGTCTCTCCGACCGGGAGCGGCGTCGCCTGCAGCAGGAGCTGTCGGCTGCCGAGCGCACGATCAGCCGGCTGGAGCAACGGCTGAACGAATTGAACGACGACCTGGCGCTCGCGACGATTGAGCAGGACATCGAGGCCATTACCCGGCTCGGCAACGAGTACGAAGCCGTACAGGCAGAGTTGGACGCGGCCTACGCCGAGTGGGAGAACCTCGGCAGGCGACTGGATGAAGCGACGGAGGCGGTGCGCTCATGA